The Gemmatimonadales bacterium DNA window GCTGCTGACGGACCTCAAGGCCAACCCGGGCCGCTACGTCAACGTGCACGTGTTCTAGCTTGCTGAAGCTTCTGTTCCTCGGCACTTCGGCGGCGCGGCCGACGGCCGAGCGGAACGTCAGCGCCCTGGTGCTGACCCGCGAGGGCGAGACGCTGCTGTTCGAGTGCGGCGAGGGGACGCAGCGCCAGATGATGCGCTACGGGGTCACCTTCGCGCTCAACGAAGTGTTCTTCACGCATTTCCACGGCGACCACTACCTCGGCATCATCGGGCTGGTGCGCACCCTCGGACTGCAGGGCCGCACCGAGCCGATGCGCCTGGTCGGGCCGCGGGGAGCGGCCAAGCTGCTGGGTCAGGCGCTGGCCCTGGGTGTGGAGCGGGCGGTCTTCCCGGTGGAGATCGTCGAGGTCGAGCCGGATCAGGTGCTGGCGCGGGACGGCTACGACCTCAAGGTGTTCGGGGTGGAGCACGGCGGCGGCGCCGTCGGCTACGCGCTCGTGGAGCGGGAGCGGCTCGGCCGCTTCAATCCCGATCGTGCGCGTGAGCTGGGGGT harbors:
- the rnz gene encoding ribonuclease Z, which encodes MLKLLFLGTSAARPTAERNVSALVLTREGETLLFECGEGTQRQMMRYGVTFALNEVFFTHFHGDHYLGIIGLVRTLGLQGRTEPMRLVGPRGAAKLLGQALALGVERAVFPVEIVEVEPDQVLARDGYDLKVFGVEHGGGAVGYALVERERLGRFNPDRARELGVPEGPLWGKLQRGQAVRLDDGREVTAETIVGAPRPGRKLVYSGDTRPCNATVEAARGADLLVHEATFGEEEKDRAKETAHATAREAAEVARQAGARRLVLTHLSARYSRDPAVLLEEARAVFAETVVAKDGFEVEIAYPD